From one Flavobacteriales bacterium genomic stretch:
- a CDS encoding RNA methyltransferase encodes MISDRDLYERLCAFITPNKRALFERISAERTRHITCVLEDIYQAHNASAVVRTCDLLGIQDLHIIENRNKYTVNPDVTLGSSKWVDMHRWREQPDNTARCIAHLKAKGYAIVTTSPRATECTPATIPLERPLAFCFGTELTGASEALIGQSDLTLRIPMHGFTESYNISVSAAITLYTVMERLRASSVPWRLDEAELDALKLRWARKVVHSAAHLEERFRQEPGA; translated from the coding sequence ATGATCTCCGACCGCGACCTGTACGAGCGCCTATGCGCGTTCATCACGCCCAACAAGCGCGCGCTCTTCGAACGCATCTCAGCGGAGCGCACGCGCCACATCACCTGCGTCCTTGAGGACATCTATCAGGCGCACAACGCGAGCGCGGTGGTGCGCACCTGCGACCTGCTCGGCATCCAGGACCTGCACATCATCGAGAACCGCAACAAGTACACGGTGAACCCCGACGTGACGCTGGGCTCATCGAAGTGGGTGGACATGCATCGCTGGCGGGAGCAGCCCGACAACACGGCGCGCTGCATCGCCCACCTGAAGGCGAAGGGCTATGCGATAGTCACCACATCACCGCGCGCCACTGAATGCACGCCCGCCACCATCCCGCTTGAACGGCCGCTCGCCTTCTGCTTCGGGACGGAGCTCACGGGCGCCAGCGAAGCGCTCATCGGGCAATCGGACCTTACGCTGCGGATCCCGATGCATGGCTTCACCGAGAGCTACAACATCAGCGTATCGGCCGCCATCACTTTGTACACGGTGATGGAACGGCTGCGCGCGTCGAGTGTCCCATGGCGGCTCGACGAAGCGGAGCTTGATGCGCTGAAGCTGCGGTGGGCGCGCAAAGTGG
- a CDS encoding HU family DNA-binding protein, with the protein MGNKAELIESIANDAKISKADAKRALDAFVGNTTKSLKKGERVTLVGFGTFSITKRAARKGRNPQTGKEIKIAAKKVVKFKAGADLANRVK; encoded by the coding sequence ATGGGTAACAAAGCAGAACTGATCGAGAGCATCGCCAACGACGCGAAGATTTCCAAGGCCGATGCGAAGCGCGCACTCGACGCCTTCGTGGGCAACACCACCAAGTCCCTGAAGAAGGGCGAGCGCGTGACCCTCGTGGGCTTCGGCACCTTCAGCATCACCAAGCGCGCCGCTCGCAAGGGCCGCAACCCTCAGACCGGCAAGGAGATCAAGATCGCTGCCAAGAAGGTGGTGAAGTTCAAGGCCGGCGCCGACCTCGCCAACCGCGTGAAGTAA
- a CDS encoding cupin domain-containing protein, with the protein MTAFRITMIIAAASASMAAAAQRFHMALAPCGNGPANSVVPLHSDSLCSSFLICVPLEVKAHYHARHTEHVVVLEGEAEMLLGDSVFTVRAGDAVAIPKGTVHAVSTRSDVPLKVVSVQSPHFDGSDRVPVER; encoded by the coding sequence ATGACCGCTTTTCGCATCACGATGATCATCGCAGCCGCGTCTGCAAGCATGGCGGCGGCGGCCCAGCGCTTCCACATGGCCTTGGCACCGTGCGGCAACGGCCCGGCGAACAGCGTTGTGCCGCTGCATAGCGACAGCCTCTGCTCCTCGTTCCTGATCTGCGTGCCGTTGGAGGTGAAGGCGCACTACCATGCACGGCATACGGAGCACGTAGTGGTGCTCGAGGGCGAAGCGGAGATGCTGCTCGGCGACTCGGTATTCACGGTGCGGGCGGGCGATGCCGTGGCCATCCCGAAAGGCACGGTGCATGCGGTTTCCACGCGATCAGACGTTCCATTGAAGGTGGTGAGCGTGCAGTCGCCGCACTTCGACGGGAGCGACCGGGTGCCCGTGGAACGTTGA
- a CDS encoding methionyl-tRNA formyltransferase — protein sequence MGTPDFAVGSLRALLGAGIEVAAVVTAPDRPAGRGRKLRMSPVKRFAIAQGLPVLQPEKLRDPAFLQALDSLGADLFVVVAFRMLPSAVWQKPKLGTINLHGSLLPAYRGAAPINWAIINGEQRTGTTTFFIREEIDTGDMLDRTEVAIGPETTAGELHDALMLAGAALLVHTVQRVLRGDRNCTPQPDPEGLPTAPKLTPENCRVRWDQQAARVHDLIRGLSPYPGAWTMLERPDGRHERFKVLRTARSATGPVNSAPGAVLVQQGMMMAACADAWLTILELQPEGRTRMSAADFLRGAGSLDNCRFA from the coding sequence ATGGGCACGCCCGATTTCGCCGTGGGCAGCCTGCGCGCGCTGCTGGGAGCGGGCATCGAGGTGGCAGCCGTGGTCACGGCGCCCGATCGCCCTGCTGGTCGCGGGCGGAAACTCCGCATGAGCCCCGTTAAGCGATTCGCGATCGCGCAAGGGCTGCCGGTGCTCCAACCGGAGAAGCTGCGCGACCCGGCTTTCCTGCAAGCGCTCGATTCCCTTGGCGCCGACCTCTTCGTGGTGGTGGCCTTCCGCATGCTTCCTTCCGCGGTGTGGCAGAAACCGAAGCTGGGCACCATCAACCTCCATGGCTCCTTGCTGCCCGCTTACCGAGGCGCCGCACCGATCAACTGGGCCATCATCAACGGTGAACAGCGCACCGGCACCACGACCTTCTTCATCCGTGAAGAGATCGACACCGGTGATATGCTCGATCGCACGGAGGTCGCCATCGGCCCGGAGACCACCGCTGGCGAACTGCATGACGCGCTCATGCTGGCGGGCGCGGCATTGCTCGTGCACACGGTGCAACGCGTGCTGCGAGGCGATCGCAACTGCACCCCGCAACCCGATCCGGAAGGCCTTCCTACGGCGCCGAAACTGACTCCGGAGAACTGCCGAGTGCGTTGGGACCAACAAGCGGCCCGTGTGCATGACCTGATCCGCGGGCTCTCCCCGTACCCCGGAGCCTGGACCATGCTCGAGCGCCCCGATGGACGGCACGAACGCTTCAAGGTCCTGCGCACAGCCCGAAGTGCCACCGGCCCTGTGAATTCCGCCCCTGGTGCGGTGCTGGTGCAGCAAGGAATGATGATGGCCGCATGCGCCGATGCCTGGCTCACCATCCTGGAACTGCAGCCTGAAGGCCGCACGCGCATGAGCGCGGCAGACTTCCTGCGCGGGGCGGGATCGCTGGACAACTGCCGATTCGCATGA
- a CDS encoding DNA-3-methyladenine glycosylase, with product MSTLLPRAFYTRSAAVRIAHELLGKVLVTAFEGARTSGIITETEAYAGVNDRASHAFGGRRTARTEVMYAQGGTAYVYLCYGIHHLFNVVTHGRGTPHAVLIRAMEPLEGVERMRARRNGRVLRTHGPGLVSAALGIRTSHTGCDLIAGPITIEDHGIVPKRSAIVIGPRVGVDYAGPDALLPYRFRVAPSHPSPWKG from the coding sequence ATGAGCACCTTGCTGCCACGCGCATTCTATACCCGGAGCGCTGCGGTCCGCATCGCGCACGAGCTGCTGGGCAAGGTGCTGGTGACCGCATTCGAAGGCGCTCGCACCAGTGGCATCATCACGGAGACCGAGGCTTATGCCGGCGTCAACGACCGCGCTTCGCATGCCTTCGGCGGAAGGAGGACCGCCCGCACCGAAGTGATGTACGCACAGGGCGGCACCGCATACGTTTACCTGTGCTATGGCATTCATCATCTCTTCAATGTGGTGACCCACGGGCGCGGAACCCCGCACGCGGTGCTGATCAGGGCGATGGAGCCGCTGGAGGGAGTTGAGCGAATGCGCGCGCGCCGCAACGGCCGTGTGCTCCGGACGCATGGGCCGGGCCTGGTGAGCGCAGCGCTCGGGATCCGCACGTCGCATACGGGTTGCGACCTCATCGCAGGACCGATCACCATCGAGGATCACGGCATCGTGCCCAAGCGAAGCGCGATCGTCATAGGCCCGCGCGTGGGCGTTGACTATGCCGGCCCGGACGCACTGCTGCCCTATCGGTTCCGCGTAGCACCTTCGCACCCTTCACCGTGGAAGGGATGA
- a CDS encoding RecQ family ATP-dependent DNA helicase: protein MLGARARRQPLDVLRQHWGYDGFRPGQEAIIARALEGKDTLALLPTGGGKSICYQVPALCMGQLCVVVSPLIALMKDQVEGLKRRGITARALIAGMKAAEIDNALEAAAMGKLAFLYLSPERLVTDLLKARLARLPIGLLAVDEAHCISQWGHDFRPAYRRIAETRALLPKVPVLALTASATPAVAADIMQQLTFTEGRLMRSSFARPELALWVSRGEDRTGRMLRILREVTGSAIVYARERKATVRIAQLLSEHGIPAAAYHAGLGTAERDRVQREWTEGRIRCVAATNAFGMGIDKADVRCVIHLEPPPDLESYYQEAGRAGRDGQEAWAFLITGPGDADRALERLRNSFPPLETVRLVYQAFADMHAIAMGSGLHESYAVDISALAQRTGLRAPVVANSLKALELDGRIALSEGAHSPSRVLITADHASVHRLRVSDQRLGPVIEILLRLHGGLFEEATLIDEARIARLLGNPVESVNKRLRDLDRQGILSYQPRIDAPLATLLQPRTDAAKLTLDPAALADRRKRAAERLAAMLAFADGTSACRMGSVLDYFGEHLQSDCGRCDSCRRHAKKAAASGADASLSMEPLAGYARVTPAERALRDEYGDGPATP, encoded by the coding sequence ATACGCTTGCGCTGCTGCCCACAGGCGGGGGCAAGAGCATCTGTTACCAGGTGCCCGCCTTGTGCATGGGACAGCTCTGCGTGGTGGTCTCGCCCTTGATCGCGCTGATGAAGGACCAGGTCGAAGGCCTGAAGCGGCGGGGCATCACGGCCCGCGCGCTCATCGCAGGCATGAAGGCAGCTGAGATCGATAATGCGCTCGAGGCGGCAGCGATGGGCAAGCTCGCCTTCCTCTACCTCTCGCCCGAGCGATTGGTCACAGACCTGCTCAAGGCCAGGCTTGCACGTCTTCCCATCGGCCTGCTCGCGGTTGATGAAGCGCACTGCATCTCTCAATGGGGGCACGATTTCAGGCCTGCCTATCGGCGCATCGCCGAGACCCGGGCGCTGCTGCCCAAGGTGCCTGTGCTCGCGCTCACCGCCTCGGCCACGCCGGCCGTCGCGGCTGACATCATGCAGCAGCTCACCTTCACGGAGGGGCGGCTCATGCGCTCCTCATTCGCGCGCCCGGAGCTGGCTCTATGGGTGAGCCGCGGCGAGGACCGCACCGGCCGCATGCTGCGCATCCTGCGCGAAGTGACGGGCAGCGCGATCGTGTACGCCCGCGAGCGCAAGGCCACGGTGCGCATCGCGCAGCTCCTTTCGGAGCATGGCATTCCTGCCGCCGCCTACCATGCCGGCCTCGGCACGGCGGAGCGTGATCGCGTGCAGCGCGAATGGACCGAAGGGAGGATCCGCTGCGTGGCCGCCACCAACGCCTTCGGCATGGGCATCGACAAGGCCGATGTGCGCTGCGTGATCCACCTCGAGCCCCCTCCGGACCTAGAGAGCTACTACCAGGAGGCGGGACGCGCCGGTCGCGATGGCCAGGAAGCCTGGGCATTCCTGATCACCGGGCCCGGCGATGCGGACCGAGCGCTGGAGCGGCTGCGCAACAGCTTCCCGCCGCTCGAAACGGTCCGCCTGGTGTATCAAGCCTTCGCGGATATGCACGCCATCGCCATGGGTTCCGGCCTGCATGAATCCTATGCAGTGGACATCAGCGCACTTGCACAGCGCACGGGGCTGCGCGCCCCCGTGGTGGCTAATTCACTGAAGGCGCTGGAGCTCGATGGCCGCATCGCATTGAGCGAAGGCGCGCACAGCCCGTCGCGCGTGCTCATCACGGCCGACCATGCAAGCGTGCACCGGCTGCGCGTGAGCGATCAGCGCCTCGGGCCGGTGATCGAGATCCTGTTGCGCTTGCATGGCGGCTTGTTCGAGGAAGCCACGCTTATCGACGAGGCCCGCATCGCACGGCTGCTCGGCAACCCGGTTGAATCAGTGAACAAGCGGCTGAGGGACCTCGATCGGCAAGGCATCCTATCCTATCAGCCCCGCATCGATGCGCCCCTGGCCACCTTGCTCCAGCCCCGCACCGATGCCGCCAAGCTCACGCTCGATCCCGCCGCACTGGCCGATCGACGGAAGCGCGCCGCAGAGCGATTGGCTGCGATGCTCGCCTTCGCGGATGGCACCTCAGCCTGCCGCATGGGCAGCGTGCTCGACTATTTCGGCGAGCATCTCCAGAGCGATTGCGGCCGATGCGACAGTTGCCGACGCCATGCGAAGAAGGCCGCTGCATCCGGGGCCGACGCATCATTGTCCATGGAGCCGTTGGCCGGATACGCGCGCGTAACCCCTGCCGAACGGGCGCTGCGCGATGAGTACGGCGATGGCCCTGCGACGCCATGA